AGTTGTTGAATAAACTTGTGAGCAAGATTTTCGTTTAAATTAGAAaggtatataaatatattagtaacAATACCAAATACCAAACCCGTGGATATACAAAAGTTTGACTACTAAaacttgtttttcaaaataacgTACACTTAATCCTTCATATTCCTTCatgaaattaaaactaatatgTTGAACGTaatataataaacaaaaatcTTTACCAAACACCATAAATCAAATATCACATATATTAGTTATACATGCCTGACATATTTTTTCAGTAGAATTAgtgaataataattttattgaaaagcaCTAACTGCACAATAATCAAAATTCTTCAACAAATTAATCAAACTTTCACTTTAACATGAATTATTTAAtacaattataaatttataatagatAAATAATCAAACTTATTCAAATGCAAAGTCAACCATCAAAAtcgtcatatatatatatatatatatatatatttgcagTAGAGTAATCAAACTTTTAACAAATGCATCAGCTCCTTGAACTATCCATTTTCTTATTCAATTTATCGGCATCTCGAACGTGCCACATAGCTGGAGGAATATCTCTAACCTCTTGCGGTCAAGATCAAGCGCCTCTTAACATCCTCATATAACAACTTTGGCCCTTTCAACATTGCCATCAAGATGATAGAAAATGTAAATGATATGAAAATTCATCTTAGTTTCAGCTCCCAAAATAATCAAGAAATCACTTTTGATAACACCCATGAATAAACCCTAATACACCTTTTACTCCTTTTTAgcatattaataaaaaaaaacaccaaATCCATCATTCATAATAATCACATTAACATATATGGCCTTGACCAAAGCTCATAACCACAAACACTCAAAACAGCTAAAATCATCATTTGCACATTATGCATCCTTTTGAACCATAGTTGTATACTTGTATGTATGCCCATTTTTTCCTTTCAATGATGTTTTTTTTTCCCTGTTTCTATGCTACCCGTTCTTTGATCTCAGAGAACAGAATATCCATAATGCAACAATCAATTTCCTCAGAAACTAAAGTTATCTAAATCCTAAACATCTTTTCTCACAAAGCATTAAAAGGAAGGATTTCAAATGTTCCTGGAACACGAGGAACATCTGAAATTTTTCCTATCTTTTGATAGTGTCAGAGTCAGTAGAATGAAGGTCCTTTCACTCAACTTGCTCACCCTGCGACTAATTAAAAAGTGTAACGGCTTTGGACTTTTATTTTTCAGGGAATACAATTTGTGATATTATAACTAAAACAATCAACCCTTTCCAAAAATTAATGAAATGTAAATGAATTTAGTAGTAATTGTACCTCTTTAGTTAGAGCAGCAAAGGTGATATTTGGACCTGGCATGAGTGCAGCAACGAAAACAGCAACAGAGACCTTTTCAGGGAATTGCTCCATTGCAACAGAGATGCAGCCCCCACCTGCGCTGTGACCGACAAGGATCACGCTCTCGTGCGAGGGAAGAGCCTTCATGAACTGTGTTAATGGCTCAACGTATTCTCGGTAAGAGTTGACCTCACTGGCTTGCTTGGGATGGATCCCAGAAGCAGCCATGTCTAGAGATGTCACCTTATGGCCCACTGACTGAAGCAAAGTGGCGACCTTGTACCAACACCATGCTCCATGCATTACTCCATGAACTAACACGAAATGTCTCTCCATCCTTCTAAGATTTTCTGATCCTCTTGTAAGTTGTGTCTAGATCTCTTAAGTAGTTGGtatatttttatgcaaaatATATCAtagcaaaaaagaaagaattataGATAAGTATTATAAGTGAGGACTACAATCATACCAACAGCATACTAATTAATTTTAGCCAGAAATAAATAACAAATGAGATTCCAACTTTagaatagaaaaaagaaaaatcaaaacaagTTAAAGGTCATTATTCATTAGAACCATTTTTTGCATACATAGGTTATGTTTAGTAAACTAATTGGAAATGTCAAATGCTCTTATAAAGAAGACCTCATAGAACGGTCGTAGGATTAACGTGTAATACTAATTTGATAATTAGAAAGAAGGCAACAAATAataactacaaaggaaaaagagaGTGACGTGGATAATTTAAACTTTTCCTTTGTAAATATTAACTACGGACTCGCTTCCAGTTGTCGAATTTGCATCAcccaattaattaataatttaaaataattttcgtCTACTGTCAATAACTAATTTTCAAACACATGAATCTAATTAGATAATcctctttttattatattaatatatttaaaaaaaaaacttgaaaaagaactCAATTTAAGACACTGATATTGATGGTAATGTTTTGGAGAAAGGGGGTGGTTGTGTTTATGTTGATAATGTGCTACACTCATTATCCATCTACACGAAAGGAAAGAACAATGACACACTTTACACTCATTCAATGCCCACTACTCCAGtgtcatttaaaaaaataataaaaaaaaagaaattgaaaaaagaaaaaaaataatggatAAGTAGCAGCAGATAACACAAGAAACCAGTAGCAAAAATACAGAAATGTAATACAACAGCAGAATGCAGAAGATCAAGAGCTGAAATCGAAAAACAAAACTCACAATTGCCAATGGGGAAAAAGGGGTGAAGCAGATGGAGGAAACGTGGCAGCACAGAGAGGAGCTACGGTATAAAGGTGCACAACACAAGATAATGATAGTCACACTTCTTTACATACAAAATGGATAGAAAGAAATATTTTAGATACGATAGGGTTATGTTTGGCATTTTAGTTTAAGGATATTATAATATTGATGTAAGAACTTTTAAGAATTCAAAATCTGATGACTTTTGGTATGGCTTGCGACTTGCGTTCAGACTTGTAGATGTGAATTGAATTCTCGTTGAAATTGAAACCTAGACTagtacttatttatttattttgttacgAAAAAAATCGTGAGCTTGTTCGGATGAATTTTCCAAtatgaatttattttaaataaaatttaaaaaaaaaacattttgaaaaaaggttaggaactaatatttttagtaaaaaaaatatataagaatttagcatgtgctgCCTTAAATACAGAACAATgcaacaaaaaatattaatcacctaatattttttttttgaaaattaaaaattattatatatttaaatataaatttattttttaaatatattttcaaatacaataataaattcttttagaatatgaaaattatattttttaaaatatgattttttttcatatatatatatatatatatatatatatatatatatatatatatatatatatatatatatatatatatatatgtctagTTTGGTCTCTAAAATTCACAAATTGACTTTTAAAAATAACCAAATTGATCTATGAACTTACAAATTATGAATTTCCAGTTATTCCTAATTCAACTGTTGTTAACACACTGCTGACATAAAGCATTAAAGTACTGGGGTGACATCTCCAATGATAAGGTAACATGGCTAAAGTTTGAGTTTGATTAAATAGGTGTCTTAAATTGGTTAATTAGACTTATTTTGATTAATTGGTTTTATAATAATATAGAGACTAAAATGAATTCACTAAACCAATATAGGACATCTATTTGATCATATTGAAATCTTAGCCTTATTCTCTATATCAGCACTTTATTATTAACAACAGTTGAATTaaagacaaataaaaatttataattgtaAATTCATTGATCAATTTGGTCATTTTCGAAAGTCAAGGAGTGTTTTGAGAAATGTTAGAAAATTTCAAGACCAAACAGGACATTACCTCTCTCAAGTCTAAGAAGCAGCCCAATAGAACAAACATTGCTACACCAAGGTCTTTGCTTTATCAAAGCTCCAGGGACGCAGCCTAACGGAAGTTCCAATGTTGGAGTCTTTCGTCCTTTTCAATATGCAACAAAAAGTTCTTTCGAATTCGGTGGTAGTAGCCGGTCAAATGGCACAAACAGATCAAACATTAACCTAATTTTCAATTTCGATCTAACTATGCCAAGGAAGGGTTGCATGGAGGGATCAAAGCTGAATCTGAATATGCCGGGGATTCGATGCACAGAGATCCCAAGACCCATGAAGCGTCTGATGTTGAAAGAGATGACCGACTCTTAAAAAATAACCATGCGTCTGAAGAAGAGAGAGGCAGCACCTGAAGATTTACAGCAGGAAGCGGAAGAAATGATTCACAGTTGTGGACACTGTAAAGAAATGTGCTAGCGAACATAACCAAGCTTCATGGATCAAACAACATCCACACAATGTTTGAATCATTTTTCAGTTCTCTCTCCATGAAACCTCTGCTCCTGCCAGCAGAACTCTTGAAATTTTCTGAGACTACAAGAAATAACGATCATTAAGAGTTTTGTTTTCCATGGTGTACGGAATCCTTATTCTAAAAGATAGACATGTTTGTTGAAAAAAATACAGCAACACACCGTTTCAGAAGTACTTCAGGATTATATGGAAATAAATCCTTTTGATGAAGATTCTCAATAGAATTGTACAATGACAGTAAACATTCTGCAGCATTCTTGAACGGCTTAATATCATAATGCTTGAAGCAATATTCAATGTCTTTCTCATAATTCTTGCTATGCAAGGTGGTCCTTCGATAGTTGTCAACTGATGTTGGAATTTCATCTGCCACAAAATCAATACCATCACCTGAAAGTTTTCTTCTCTTGCAAGATGATTTACTGTAATATTCTCCAACTAATGGAGATTCCACAAATAAATCCCATGAGTCGCATATCAAACACAAGCACCTACTGACAAACACGGAAACAAGGAAAGAATAAATGCCAACTTCGATATAGCAATAAGTCCAAGTTAAGAGCCCAACCAAGACATTCTTTTACATATACTTTATGAGAAAAGCTCAAGGACCaccaattttaatttatattgacTAGCACTTTTAACCAGTAGTCCAACACCTTTAGCTCAACAGTCTCTCACCATTCTTTTAGTCAACACTTTTACATATTGCTGGCTAACTGCTGGCCAAAAACAATAGATTTTACTGGCCATGTAGCATTGCTCATAATTTATTAGTAATCATCATTCGTGAACCTTGGATGAAACAAGCAATAGAAAATGGATTTAGAACCCTGAACTTATCaaccagaaataaataaataaaaattgggatATGTGATAGGAATCTATGAAATGTGAGGCTGAACCAAGGTTTTCCCTTTAGTGAACCATAGAATGCAAGATAACAAATCAAAACATAGCCCCAAAATCATACAAACAAAATAAGACATGAAAAATCATGGAGACCAGTCACCACAACAAGATTTGATTAAATCTTTATGCCTGATTATTAATaattacaacaacaacaaaaaccTTTTCCaactattttatttaaaaccaaggaagagaaagtaatgtgattgacgacaaaatttaaaatacctCAAAAGATATTTAGCACAGCTTATTCCAGTATCCTTTGAAATTAGATAATCAAGAAGCACTTGGTGATCATAATGTATCTGCAGATCAACAAGTTAAGGACAACATAATCAATATATAAGATCTTTTACTTCATTctaactaattaataaaatggATAGAATTGGGGAACCTATCTGCATGCTATGGCTACATTAACACTTGCCTCTGAAAGAAACAGGTGGAAAAGGTGCACGGGATTAAAAATGTCCAACAGATCAAAAAGAAATTCTTTCTTTACATCCTGATACAATGCTTCCTTTATGTCAAACCTACATCAATCCAAGTTTATGACAGTGGATCCTTGCTGAATAAGTTAATAACAAAGACAATACAATTGCTTACTGTTGCTGGAGACAAGATGATATGCTAAGCAATTGCAACATGACTTCAAACAATAGATCATCCTGTCATTCCAGCAATAACACCACCAGTAAAACTGATATTGTCGAAATTCTCAACTATTGTGCTAAGATTAAAACATGCAAGATCCTATACTCCTCTGTTATGAAAACATATTTCCAACATAAAAGTACAgaacaaaagaatacaaatgATCCATTGGAATGTGAAGGGTTGTAACAGCAGCATTGTCTTTATAAGGTTTACATGCTTCATAGTTTTCAAACCTTGCCTATTCATAATTCATCAGACACTTAATCAAATCCCTGATCGTAGTTAACAACCAAACTCATGATCATTACCACATCCGACATTCAATTTGGACCCCAAAGTAAATAAAATCCTCAGGTCCTGTTTGTTACATTGTATAAgttgataattttttgttacatttGTATATatacatgattttttttttttggataaaagAATACTATTGGGATGTGGTAAAGAATGATACGAAAAAATATGTGGTCCTTTTTACAAGAACAAACCATATAGAGGCCAAAAGTTAATCTTGTTACATGAAATTCTCGTTTGAAAACTTGTAATTGAGCTACCAATTTCAAACTTATCACTATCAAGTCTTGTACAGTCTAGCTTTATCCAATATGATGTAGCAAACAAGGACTCAATGGCCATAACTGAAAGTTGTTTTAAAGACAATGACTGCATCAAACAGGCTTCACAATCATAAACTATTATGCATAAGAAGCAAAAAAAGGTTGAGCAGACAAACCTCACGAAGATATAGCTGCAAGAAAGATGACATGAAATTCATACATATCGCCAAGTACATTTCATGGTTGatagagatctcagtaggaagATGTGATTGAACCCACTTGTAAAGCTCTAGTGATCCTTTTCTTTTATAGAATGAATCTAGCTCTGAATCTTGATTTTCCTTAAAACACGAGCATGAAGTTGGACAATTGCGGTGGCCTGCATTTACTCCTCTTTGACGGATAAAACTGAAAGAACAATGCAATAAGAGGAAAACAGCTTGTCTTTGTAAGTGGCTGGAATGCATCCAGCATGATTCGCCATTGGACAAACTCAATAAAAATGGAGAGCCTTCCAGGCAATCATCTTGCTCAGACTGAAATTGATTTAATGGCTTTTTCAGAAGCTCTTGAAAGAAGTTATGAAGGAGATCCAACCAAGAAAGACAGACTGAACCATCTGGAGATATCAGTGAGCCAAGTCTGATCATCAGGGTCTGCAGTGAACAAGGTCTTTAGTTTGAAGAGTGAGACTCCTAGAGGATTTCAATATTTCATTCAGATTGCACACATAGGCAATGATGAAAATTGTTAAATCTCAATATAAGAAATCATAGCATAACATAACAGGTGAAAAAAGGAGTTTCCTTAGAAGTTGTTCTCCTAGACCTGCTTCAATTCTAAGCATTAAAAACCAGGTAAGTTCTTTAACAAATTGtgaatttaaattaattcttctttctttcctccaactttttcaaagttaaaatcatgagaaaataaaaataaaaataaataaataaagcaaCTTTAAAGAGCAATTTATGATAATTTTCCTCCCTGGTAAAGCACATACAATAACTTATTTAAGTGCTTCCACTAAATGAAATGCTTATGATTTGTATCGGACACACCTTCATATGTATCCAATTAAAAGTATAACTTTCTGCCGTGGACACAAGAGGGACACAGATCAAATTCAAGGGCACATTGTTTTGgataatttattttgatagaTCAACTCCAGTATTTAGAATTTCAACCAAACATCTAATGCCAAACCAACATTACATATTTTTCGAAGAGTGTACTCATTAGTCATGACATAGCAAGTAACAACAATGGCAGAGAATGAGAAATGATACTCGCACTATTTTATTGTACACCTTAAGCGAACACCTTAAAGCAATTTTTCTGCACTATCTCTCTTCTTAACTTTCactttcaaatttaaaaatggAAGGTGTACACAAAATGTGTACACAAGAGTAATACATATAACATTGCTTAGTATCCATGTCAATGTCAATATCAATACTTCGTAGGAAATGACAAGAATTTTGCAATTAAAGCATGCATGCAATAAAAGTTGAATAAGTTTTGCAATAAAAGTTTGCATGCGTAATTCTAAGTACCCCAAGGCATAAATAAAATCATCAGGTTGAATAATGCACAGGGGAACATGGAGTTAGAAATCCTTCCTAATTGGCTGAAATATTATAAGGAAGAACATTTAATTGTCAATATAAGCTTTGTGAACAAGGCATTAGACACTGATTTCGGCAAACATAAGCAAACGCATGTCAGAGATGGTACTAGAACAGCAATGTCAATTACTTCTACAACTTCGTTCTAATTGCACATTGAGGTTTTGATTGGTGCAACATGTCTTTTATGTCTTGGGAAACCTTGTAGCTATGCATTCTGCCAACAGTATACAGCTAAGAACTATGTGACTAGACTGCAGGAACTTTAGAGATTAAAAAATGATATTCTGATTAACTTTTAGACAAAATAGTACACTAACCGTGTGCTCCTATTTACACTAATAAATAACAATCTAGGTTGATAACAGGTGTAATACAAACAACACAAATCTAGCCTAATAACACTAAAAAAGTACAAACACAATGTATCAAGTTATCATAACTTGAATACTTGATATTCATAAAACATAACATACTTCTCCAAAATATATAAAGTGGCAACAATGACTAGTATTTGCTGTCAAGCATACACGCGATGAATAATTCAATTGAACAACGTGAAGAACCTTACCAGCAACTTGTGTTTCAAGTAATGAACAATGCATTTGTCAGCTCTATCTTCTTGCTTCACAAGACACCAAGTAACAAGTCTAGGTATAAGATTACAGATTTTGCCAATAAGTGGATGTTTATTAGCATAAGCAGATTCACAATCAGTTTCCCAAAAGTCATTGCGGTCAATTAAAGAGCATAGTAACTGAAGAAAAGCCCCAAGAAACTTGATACGAGGCTCTAAAGCGCCGGAATCAGAGCTTTCATTACTACCATCAATATCCCTACTCCAATATTCATCCAATAAATCCCAAGGAACCTTTGAGAAACAAGAATTGACAGAGTCATAGTACACTTTCAAAAGCTCATCATCATAATCTTCCTCCTTCAAACCTTTGCATATAACACGCAACACTTGAGTGATGCCAGCAACAGTAGACCAATCACAATTCTTCAATCCAAATTGCATCAGAAAATTGACATCTGATGAATCAAAACCACAATTTTCAGATCCGACATAATGTGTAGACAAAGGCAGCAGCATTTTAGTAATCGACATCTCCAATAACCGACACCATAACTTTATAAACTCATCCCATTTGTTACCCTACAAATGATCACAGGCCAGGGTAACATTAATACTGAACCATATAAACATAACAATGGTTATCAAGTAAACTATCACTTCATACCGACTTGAGCACAAACTGTGAAGTTAAGACAAGTGCATTGACAGCCACATGCCGAACAAATTCATCCTTGATAGTTAGCAAAGTCATCTGTCACgtggaaaaaaaaatcatcgGAGACTCAGTACCAAAACCTGAAATGGAAAAtcaccaacaccaccaccacaTAAAAAAAGGCTTCATCAACTTGCAAGAATGTTACCATTTTGGTTACAATTGCAGAGAGACATTGATGAGCCGAAGAATGGTGGTCCGAACAGAATAAACCGTCGTCGTTTGGAACAGGTTTCGTCGCTGTGCCCTCTATACGAGAATCGAACTCTCGAATCCGCAGCTGAATTTTTCTCACGACCTAAAAATGAGAAATGGcgaaactaaaagaaaataaataaataataaaatggaTATTGAGCAGTATATAGAAACTGagagaaaaaaatggaaaaccTGAGAAGAAGCGAGTAGAAGCTCCTTCTCCTTCTGTTTGCAAATTGAAGAGAAGGCGTCTGGTTCCTGATCCACACGAAAAGAGAGCTTGGTTTAGTCAGCATggtgagaatttgaaaatagaagaaaaaattaaaagatggaGTTGAGGGTTGGATCTGAGAATAGTGAAACGGACTGTGTAGGGGTTGAGAGTCTCGACGACTAGGCGGCAAAGCCATGAGAGTTCCCCTGCCGGAAACATTCTCAGAACTCAGAATTGCTATTGCCTTGATGCCTTATGTATGGACCGGTCAGACAAGAAGGTAGTTGTTGTAAACTTAGTTATCAGAACCGAACCAGACAGGCCGGTTTGACCAGAAAACCAATAAACCGACAATTTGGTCGGTCAGTTAATGATTTAGACCAGACTTATAATTGATCCTATAGTTATTAAAATCGAACCGACAATCAATCCGGTAAAATTATTAGGTTACTGAATTAGTGGTTCAACCAATGAGTCAGTCaaactattttttttgtaaCTCATGGTCAAACCATTTGAtccaataataattaaataaatatataaaattataatataatatttattaaaaaaataaaaattagtgtttaatatttcatattatttaaatttaaataaattatatataaattttatttgctCGTTGCTTTAATgtcatatatataatttatataaattattagcCTTTAATTTAATAGGTCtaatctgaaaaaaaaaaataaaaaaaagttacatatagataaaattaaaagtaaaaataatttgttgataaaaaataagaaacaattaaaattttaaaagagaaataaacaTATATAAGTTGAATTACTTGAATAAACATGTAAGGTtaaatttattctaataaaatatgaactaaTGTAAGGTTGCAAGTTTGGAACATTACTCATGTGAATTTGTGCATCGATTCACGTTGAATCGTTTGGTTTTCAACGGGTTTAACCACTGCTGATCGGATTAATTGCAAAAGTGGTCTAATTGTTAAACCGAATCAGCTAAATCACCAATTTATCAGTTTTTCGATTGAATTGGCCGGTTCGGTCCAATTCTGATAACTATGATTGACCCAGTCAACGGTGGTCAAACCCGTTAAAAATTGGTCAATTCGTGCCTGGAACCGTTGTTGACCCGCGCAGGTGCATCATGGACCCGCATGTCGCCGAACCACCAAAGAGTTCCGCATGGCAAGAGAGCTGCAGCCTTACATAAGGTTCATGAGTTCGATGTAATGGCATTGGCCTGCTGGCTCCTGGAGAAGGCAAGCTGGCGCCTAATTTGAAAGGACTTTATATGGTAAGAGAAGTGCTTGGAAAAATTTGCTTACAAGTTGGAACAGTTAGACGGAAGAGAGGTCCCGAGGACATGGAATGCAACAAACCTTAAGAGGTTTTACTCTTGAAGGACCGACGACCTACCGATTAAACCATTATCTTTTACTTTTGTTTATTCATTTTCACTTACTTTGTCACCTACTTTGGTCGTTTCTTCTTTAAAATTCACCTTATTCCAAGGATATTTGTTTCATTATTAAAGAGGGGTACTCTTTCCCCTTACTCTCAGAACGAGACGACGACAAGAGGATTTAATAATGcccattattaaaaaataattgcattctgatttaaatttatttctttgATTTATTCTATCCTTGTTACCAAGTTACAGCAACGATTTTCCAGAACTGATCACCTCGAGTACCACAACACCACGTTCAACAAATATCCATTACACATTGACTTGACAGTCAAACGAGGAGAAAACAACAATTAAAGCAACCAAAATGTAAAGATTCTAATTACGAGTCGAAAACGCTAAAACGGTAGCTTAAAAGGTACCATGTCGGCCCGATAACAAAACAATAATGTTTAAATCATACAAAGGGCACCATGTCAGCCTAGTAATAACCAAAATGAAAAATTGTTCAAAGTTATAGAACGGTGCATCATGTCGACCCAACAATAAACAAGTGCAAAGTTCAAAAGAACACAAAAATTACAAGTTACGAAGCGCCTCACTTCCTTGGGATGTCAACCACCTTCCCATGCCGTATCATCTTAAAGTCCCCAATTGTTGAAGTGTCGAAGTCGGGAGCAAGGAGGGAGACTTGAGCCTCGATCGCCTCCTCGGTAGTCGTGATCGCTTCCCAGGCATCCTTAaggattttcttgtttttcttcttcataGTCAGGGCCTCCTGGCGGGCGGTGTCCGCCGACTTTATAGCTTCAGCTAGCTTCTCCTCCAAATCATTCACTTTGGCCTCCGACGCCTCAGCCCATCCCAGGGGAGCATTGAGCTAATGAGAAAGTGAGAGATCCCGATCCGTGAGATGGTTGATTTCATTGGCGCTCTCTTTGGATTTCTTCTCTTCCTCGTCAAGCCGCCTCATCGGTCTTGGGGTTGGCAATGTCTCTTTGGGCAGCCCTgagttttccctccaaaatttgaCCATTTGCTAGCACGGATTCAACCTTTCTGGCAATAGCAGCTGCTTGAAGAAGGCTCTGGTACGTCCACCTTGCCTAGGCAGCCAGGTCCTCTTTCTGGAAGAACTCCTCGATGCCGAGGAGGAGTTAAGAGTCAATAAAGAATCTAGCATCAAAATTCTTCTCTATAATGGAGAGAACTTTCTCTGAACTAGagtttacttttcttttcttcggATTGGTGATAACAATCACCTCGGGTTCGGTCTCGATCAATATCCTTTTACCCTGGTTGACTCCGTCTGTAGCAGGGTTCTCAATGGGGTTCTCGAGGGGTACTTCGGTTGAGGGCCGAGATTGAGCCTCACCCTCGCTGACAACCTGGGCCTCGGACTCGACAGTAGGGGTTGTCGAGCTATTGTCGTAGCTGTCATCTCCCAGAAAGAGATGAGTCATCAAGTAGGTCAAGGTCGTGTTCCCAGCAGCCATTCCGACTACAAGAGGCAAGCAAAAAGGCAAAATAAAGGCCAAGTTAGAAAACCAAAAGATAAAGACACATCAAGTCGGAAGCAAAGCAAGTAACAAGCAAGTTGGAAGAACGAGAAATTGACAAAAACAAAATCTCGCAACCAGAATCTCAGTCGCCCATTAATATATAAGgattaagatttttaaaacCAAAAATCGCCAGTAAGACATCGGCAATATGTTGGTTCTCTCGACCTAATGCATCATAGGTCTTTTTTATTAAGTAGTTAGTGTTGGCACCAAAGCTTCAATAGGTTGGTATCTGTCTCTCTCCTTCAAGGGTAAGCCAGAAAGAGTGGCAGCACTGAGCCGGCCTCACCTTAAACAAGGTATCTTTGAAACCATGAAATGAATCTTCAAAGAGGCCGAAGATTCGTCGAGTTTTTACAACTTGAAAGGAAAGATACTTctttttgtgctttccttctcGGGAGGGGTTCGTGAGTAGAAAGAAGTAGATGAAGAAATTGACAGAGGTCGGGAGCTCCAAATATTCACATACCATCTCAAAACAATGGATGACTGCCCAGCTGTTGAGGTGGAGTTGTGAAAGGGCGACATCACAGCAATTCAGAAGGGCCATGATAAAGGGAGAGAAGGGGAGGCAAACATCCAACTTGGTGAACATGGGCTTGTACACCCACGTCCAGTCGGGAACCCATGGGATGACAAATTTAGTTAGCAGACCCACTTCTAGGCTCCCGGAACAAACACATTGTATTTTGCCTTCTACGGGCCACCCCTACACAACATCCCAGAATTACGGAGTTCTTGTAGTTCCTCAGTTATCTTGGAGGTTGTGCTCGTCACGTTGGTAGTGAGGCATAACGATTAATGAGGTTTTGGACTTGGGGTTACTGCGCCATACCTACAACGGGGGCACTACTTCAGTCAAAATGAGAAGTCGGAAACTCGGAGAATGTTAAAACTGAACTACGCTATACT
Above is a genomic segment from Arachis stenosperma cultivar V10309 chromosome 1, arast.V10309.gnm1.PFL2, whole genome shotgun sequence containing:
- the LOC130963832 gene encoding methyl jasmonate esterase 1-like isoform X1, whose protein sequence is MFVLLGCFLDLRETQLTRGSENLRRMERHFVLVHGVMHGAWCWYKVATLLQSVGHKVTSLDMAASGIHPKQASEVNSYREYVEPLTQFMKALPSHESVILVGHSAGGGCISVAMEQFPEKVSVAVFVAALMPGPNITFAALTKEFIQQLGKAPSNERPDKKLSSTEAVTWHDLSGPYNQLSPPEDVMLSKLSMRPSPSFNDYELFDKQTTFTKENFGKVRRVYIMGDQDMLMKEDFQKWMIELHPPNEFKKIDGSDHFLMFSTPIQLFSCLQDISHKYY
- the LOC130963816 gene encoding uncharacterized protein LOC130963816, with protein sequence MFPAGELSWLCRLVVETLNPYTEPDAFSSICKQKEKELLLASSQVVRKIQLRIREFDSRIEGTATKPVPNDDGLFCSDHHSSAHQCLSAIVTKMMTLLTIKDEFVRHVAVNALVLTSQFVLKSGNKWDEFIKLWCRLLEMSITKMLLPLSTHYVGSENCGFDSSDVNFLMQFGLKNCDWSTVAGITQVLRVICKGLKEEDYDDELLKVYYDSVNSCFSKVPWDLLDEYWSRDIDGSNESSDSGALEPRIKFLGAFLQLLCSLIDRNDFWETDCESAYANKHPLIGKICNLIPRLVTWCLVKQEDRADKCIVHYLKHKLLTLMIRLGSLISPDGSVCLSWLDLLHNFFQELLKKPLNQFQSEQDDCLEGSPFLLSLSNGESCWMHSSHLQRQAVFLLLHCSFSFIRQRGVNAGHRNCPTSCSCFKENQDSELDSFYKRKGSLELYKWVQSHLPTEISINHEMYLAICMNFMSSFLQLYLREDDLLFEVMLQLLSISSCLQQQFDIKEALYQDVKKEFLFDLLDIFNPVHLFHLFLSEIHYDHQVLLDYLISKDTGISCAKYLLSRCLCLICDSWDLFVESPLVGEYYSKSSCKRRKLSGDGIDFVADEIPTSVDNYRRTTLHSKNYEKDIEYCFKHYDIKPFKNAAECLLSLYNSIENLHQKDLFPYNPEVLLKRLRKFQEFCWQEQRFHGERTEK